In Brassica napus cultivar Da-Ae chromosome C2, Da-Ae, whole genome shotgun sequence, the sequence GTCAACCGAAGAGGTCGACCGGATCTTCGAGgaggtaaaatttaataattttaatttttttattttattttattattaactctaaatacgtttttatatatatacatataggtggctcctagaaagaagggAAGGACGGTCGGAATAGGTtccgttaacgaagttgcaaggtcGACTTCGTCATACTATTCGAGACGGGACCAGGACAACGACCGGATGCAGGCTCGCATGGATACCCAGCAGCAGCGTTTGGACTCTCTCGAGGGTTTGCTGGATGTGATGGCGGTGGGAAATCCAACTTTGCAGAGAGCTTTGGCGGAGAGACGAGCAGCTCTCGGGATGAGCCAGCCGGATCCCGAAGCAGGAACGTCTACAGACCCGAACCCCTCAGCCAACTACTTCGATGACGATGATGTTGgcctttagtttccttttttaatttcttttgttttgtataaaaaatataaattctatttaattaatggatttatagtttttttaaaaaaattatttggtttcatatttaattttatttcaaatattttaaattttaaaattattgttttataaaatttatataattattataattaattaatattttaaatatggaaatgtaaattcgttgtaaaattTCACGTTAAGTCCTCGtaacatttacgaggaatttacatggagtcgttgtaaagtcctcgtaaagtttacatcgactttacgtgGATGCCTTACGTGGCTTTTACAACGAActattacgaggtatttacatcGCCATTTACGAGGGCATTACGACGAATAGTTTCCttccgctttacgaggaattgactTCTTCGTAAACGTAactaggactttacgacgaaacctccgttacgacgagcGTTTAACAAAGAAACGCGTATCgatgttaattcgtcgtaaagctcctattacgacgaatttacaacgaataccgccctcgtaaaaaatatgttttcttgtagtgaaatggGGAACCCCATAAAATAAGGAAACCCATCAAAATGTTTTACACAAATATACACAAATCCGGCTCTAGTTGTACTGTTGTAGTTGCCATAACACGTACGGTTGATCTGGATTTATAGAACTAGGTAAATAATCAAAGTCATACAGAGATATcaattgatgattttttttttatattctataCCTTTTAAAGATGTGCAATAAGTCCAATGGTCAGTATCTTACTATCTTTTATTAATAGTCTTCCATGCATCACATTTTTgcagttttaattttaatgatatgaAATTACTATACTATCGTTTTCCACCTCACATCTACGAATTTAACTAATCTAATATTCTGCCACGATTTGTATTCTTCACAGTTTCACggttttattagttattttgTAGATTTTATTTAGATATAGCAAATCTTTTACAGAAAAATTTGATTCTAAACTTGAAATTCTGATAACTGCAAGTTTTGGATCGTGCTAATTCGgtttaaacaaattaaacatAATTAAACATCAAATTTCTCATTTTCACCACTTCGTTTTTGGGTAAAAAAATCACcaccttaattttttttgctacGGTGACCTTTCAAATGCGTTTAATTGGGAGATTTCTTTGGCAGCCGGGTGCATTTGGAACATGATATGTGGCCGTTAGTAATAAAGCTAATCATGttttcaaataaaagaaaataaacacaCTACACATATACTTtgataaaatatgaatatagcGAATAAAggtatgaaagaaaaaaaagtatactcccatatacatatacacacTACACATATATGTCTCGTGATGTAatcttttgggttttttttgtgtgtgtgtgtgtgtgtgtagaTAGGATATGTCATATGTGGAACTAGCGTGAAACCCATCGTTGTACAtttgtgtttgttgttttatatatccgtcacaaatatatataaaaaaccaGGGGCGAAGCTACAGCCAGCACACTGGGTGCATGTGCACCCcctattttttcaattttgtttattttgtaaggTAAAATGGTAGAAAATATTAGATAAGATAGAAAACTCTCTTTATTGCACccactaatttattttatacacttgatgcacacagtAAATTTTATGTCTAGATTCGCCCCTGTCAAAAACTATCTTCAAATCTAAAACAATTATGGGTCGAACGAAGTTTCATTATACTAATGATTTATTTGGGAAGTATAACAATGATAGTGTTTGTATATCGTAGGTATCTTAAGACAAAAGTTAATGTATGGTTTCTTTATAATCATCTATCATCATCGGCTCTAACCGGTaaccattaaaataaaaataaaaatgagtaagaaaaaatagataggaacaaaacaaaatgaatgaaaataaatatttattacttttgtTCCATATCAATTTTGATAAGAAATGTTTTTGTTCTACAGTTCATTAAACGAATATTTATTACTCTTGCAGCTTGTCAATCTTGTTTTGAATCTCTTCCCTCAGAGCTTTACCATTTGTCCCCAACGGGTCTCCTCTACAAGCATCGACTCTTGCTGCTAAAGTAGACTTTCCGGCCAAGAGTTTGATAGCTTGCTTCCTAAGTCCAGGAGGAGTGCTTTGGAAGATCTCAGTCTGCTCCAGATAACCCACACGGGACTGCGAAGTCGCAGTAGAGAGATTCTTCCTCTTCTGACCTAGAACTTGAACGTTACAAGAAGGCATCTTAGCGAGCCCAGATAAACCTCCAGCAGTCGCCATGAGCTTAGCCGCAACAGAACTCCCCACAATGGCTGAGAGATTCGGTGCGATGCATCCCATCTTGGTTTCAACGAATCCAAGAATCTTCTTCAGCGCGGAATCAAGCTCAGTAGCTCGATCACACGCCTCAAGAGTCTTTTGCAGGACATTATCTGGGAGAGGCTTCCCCTTTGTGGTCGAAGCAGTGAGTAAAAAAGAGATGATGGTACTCGCTGAGAGACCTTTGAGAGGAACTAGGGTTAGATCCTTCTCGTCCCCTATCTGTTTCACGACGCTAGCGTACTCGATTGCGTGATGCACAAGCGACTCGAGCTCTGGAAACCTAAGTCTGTACTTGAAACGGATAAAGCCGTGGACGGTGACTATCTCGTTCTCTATATCGACTGAGAGCTGGTTGCAGTCCACGATTAGTTTGTATAGAGGATCGTCTTCTGACATAGTTAGATATGAATCCTTGCTGAGAGCGTCTTCCACTTTGTGGATTATGTCAGCGTATCTCTGAGTTTTCTGTAGCTTAGAAACGGTGTCGAGATCATCGTCAGACTTTAGGGTTTCAAAGTCTGACATGTCCATGGCGACTTCATAGTTTCCAGCGTTCTCTTCGAGTCCTGCTTCTTCATAGTCGGATAACTCGTCAATCTCTGCGAGGAAAGAATCTTCAAGTTCTGCCATATCTTATAGTTCGAGAGGAATAAGAGAAATCAAAAGGGCTTACCAAACGCACGCTTCTAAAAGCAATCTCTGATTATCGTTCGTTAATGATTTTATGTGTTGATCATGTTCTTCTTTTATAGCCGTCTCTGTGATTTCCTTTTTCTTGcgtgtttcctttttttttttaattttacttgATAAACAAGTCATTGGTTAGGTCTTTGATAAATAAAGTTTAATCGGTGAGGTGGCCCAAATATTTAATGGGCTTTATATTCGGCTATATTCTCTCTGAGCCCATTTGGTGGGTTGCGTAGTTAATTTGTTACGACGAACACAGTTATATTCGGCTATGTAGGAACAAAAgtacaaaacagaaacaaaaggttgctccaaaaaaaacaaacaaacaaaaaccaaaaagaatgaaaatgaatatttataacaaaaaataatacgCAACAAATGTTCCTCAAAAATGGTGTAATTTTTAAGGAATGAATAGGAATTGATTATTCCCCTTAGTTCTCTATGTCATCATTTAGGCCCTAACAATTATGGAGCaatttcagttacaaaaaaaaattatggagcAAGTGCAtaaacatttacaaaataaatcaaTGTACTgcagtatttttaatttttttttgtatttgcttttaaaatataaaataatttacacaTAATTtgtataaagtaaataaaaaaaactcttaaatGAATTAATTCTTTTATCATAATTAgacatatgattttagatataaaatttcagatcggttttaataatttattttcgtATATTAGATTGCAATCATTATTCTCAGCTGatcaataattaatttttaattgtgctaaaataaaatttattaaatttggaAGTGCTACTAAGGATAGAAAAGTTGGAAGTGCATGTTGATAAAGGCAGAATTGTGTAAGCTAAGAAAAGAATACTATAATCTTCTGAAAGTTTATtgacaatacaaaaaaattcaatacataaaataattttttaataactttatatttagtattttattaagtttggaaaatatcttaaaataacaTGATAAGTTCTTTATAATAACAGTTAAACTATTGATTAAAAGATGTATAATATAAATAGGTAAAAGTactattttttacaaaattaaaaatataatataaattaaaaacaacaaattttCCTAAAACATAATCTATTGTGAATTAGAAAAGTATATatcaattataatatttatgtaaaaaaaattaagattttattatttgattatattatgttatattttaaatatagtcaattcaaaataatttattaactaACCGTGTTTATTAAAATCGGCtattattttatagaggttTTGATGTGTATTTTATACGATTCATAATTATAATATGGAAATCTTGTACTATAAGTTTACAAATTTTAGTCCCTTTAATAAAAAGGGGACTTCAGGTTTTATCTCATTTTTgtaccatttttcatgtttatctatacTATATACTAGAGGAATATTATCACAAATACCTAAAGTATgatgtttcattaaagatgtGAAAGACATTTTTgctattaatttataaatataaatatttattttatatttttcgaattatacATTTCTAAGttcgaactttttataattttattttttttattttttcaatttttttttttgaaactcgattttttttttaaaactatttcaaaattttcatttaaacttttaagtatttatttattttttaaaatcttaaccCCACCCTCTAAAACTCCACCTTCAAATTTAAACTCTAAGTGTAAatattagttaatcctaaaCATATAATTGTCCATTTAACTTTGAAAATTAGTATTAAGAATGTGatagtttaattattatttttttaaaaatagtacaCATGTTTAGAATTTTCACGTGCTTTTTAGTGGAAATACAATTTTTTGTCTTTCACTATTAGTGCGGGATAGTTTGAATTGAGAGCACACCTAACAAAAGATTTTGGTAATACTAATTCGGCACGACAATAATTAATAGACGAATGAACGTGTCTTGATAACTGAGATCCAGAGTAAATTTGTATCTTAAAATCcttgttctaaaaatcggccaCCTGGCTGCGGCCGTTTGGACGCTACGCGTCACTCTTCTgccccgatttatgccaaatcggtttaaaaaattggatatcTGATTTTCTCCGCTTAGActgcctaaatgaccgcctagccgtctaggcggccgcctaatctatttttttaattattttttatttttttttattttatttttaataatatttttatttattaatttgatctaaaattttataaatatcatttatattcataattttgatgaaaattacacgatattaaatttatatattctatttgtgtgttttatacaatcttaaacatgaaaatgtattaatgttatacacaattaaaaattaacatgttttataacatagtaaacaatctaaaaattccgCCCCGCAATATTTCTGATTAATTCCCGAtttctctttaggcgctaggcccaacccgaccgTCTGACTAACGTGtagcgcgttcccgaacagTGCTTAAAACTGAACATTGTAGAGACTTGTACCAGCAGGCAGCAGTTAATAATTATAAAGTGGTGATCCAATTATAAAGTTAAGAGTAATGGGTGACAAAACATCATGGGTCTGCGATCTATGTAAAACTCTTTTCTTCATTGACTCcacaacaacaacacattagCATAAAACATATCTTTGATTTAATTGGCCATCATTGGTTTGttgtacattttttttatcattattgCATATATTCTTTACCACTAAACTAGtacaaaaaaaacactatttattagaaattaaaatatttctctCGTATACTAACTGATCTTAAGTTTGTATTTTCAGACGAAATTTGTAGACGACTAAAAGACAATTATAAGGAACTTTTATCATGAAGTTTACATCCTCAAATGATTTTATTGCCAGATAACACTAGAGAAGAAGCAAATCGGGAAGGAACATACATAGAGGAGCGTTTGGGTGGGAGaaaatatgaatttattttgGCGTTGGACATGGAAAAACTTGTgtaaactttaaatatatagGACCTTGAATATTCTAACTGAAAATCAGAAAACAGAAAGTATATAAAACGATAATATAAATGTCTAAAACGTTTAGAAGATTGTTAAGGAAATAGACGATTTTATAGAGACGAGATTTGATCTATTTTTATAACTCAATAAATCATCCATAATATATGCATGATTTCTTTGTACTAGTTGTATTTCCTGGGCTTACTAATTATAAAACTAGATTTTTGCTGGAAGCTTTGTGTGCGATTAAGGGTGTGATCAATGGAGAGGAGATACATTTATTTATATGGGAAGGTAAGCTTAATCGACAAAATAAGAATATgtgaaaaaaagaatatttttccTAATTATCGCACCAATGGTAAACATAAATCTTTCGGTAATTATCTGGAATATTCTAAAATTAACTGGATGCAATCTAAACGCTTTAGAATTATCGAGAATTTTTAGACGCAATATGTTAAGTTTTATCTAAGAAATTATGCAAAGACACATGGTATGAATTTGCTCCAAAAAAATTGTTGGCTAAAGCCCACATTCACCAAGACCCAAGCCTAGTCGGTCCGGTGGTGGCATGTGTGTGTGTATGGTTTGCATAATGGCTCATCTCACTCTTTCTTTATAGTGTCCCCGCAAGATATTGAATCATGTTAAGGGAATGTCATATATCTGCTAAGATCTCTCTTATCGTAAGCAATGTGAGAATTTTTACTCTTGCATTTCATTTAAGTGAAAGACTTTTATTTAGAGCCTAGAAGACATTTCCACATTTCTTTTCACATTAAATCAACTTTTTACTCAgcccaaaaaattataaatttttgctTCCAATAATCCCTCACATGAATATAAATTACTCTAAACATACGCAGACTCAATAGAATATGCATACTCAATAGACTCTACTAAATAGACTTAACAACGAACAAG encodes:
- the LOC106375154 gene encoding U4/U6 small nuclear ribonucleoprotein Prp31 homolog, encoding MAELEDSFLAEIDELSDYEEAGLEENAGNYEVAMDMSDFETLKSDDDLDTVSKLQKTQRYADIIHKVEDALSKDSYLTMSEDDPLYKLIVDCNQLSVDIENEIVTVHGFIRFKYRLRFPELESLVHHAIEYASVVKQIGDEKDLTLVPLKGLSASTIISFLLTASTTKGKPLPDNVLQKTLEACDRATELDSALKKILGFVETKMGCIAPNLSAIVGSSVAAKLMATAGGLSGLAKMPSCNVQVLGQKRKNLSTATSQSRVGYLEQTEIFQSTPPGLRKQAIKLLAGKSTLAARVDACRGDPLGTNGKALREEIQNKIDKLQE